The following are from one region of the Bradyrhizobium septentrionale genome:
- a CDS encoding DUF2065 domain-containing protein — MKSIAFGDFLIGLGILFVLEGILFAASPAWMRRAMKSALATPDNLLRIVGIGSAVAGLVLIWAVRR; from the coding sequence ATGAAGTCCATAGCGTTCGGCGACTTCCTCATCGGTCTGGGAATCCTGTTCGTGCTCGAAGGCATCCTGTTCGCGGCAAGTCCCGCCTGGATGCGCCGGGCGATGAAGAGTGCGCTGGCGACACCCGACAATTTGCTACGCATCGTCGGCATCGGTTCGGCGGTCGCCGGCCTGGTCCTGATCTGGGCGGTGCGACGCTGA
- a CDS encoding thymidylate synthase — MNQYHDLLERILADGAEKHDRTGTGTLSIFGHQMRFNLSAGFPMLTTKRLPLKAIVHELLWFLAGDTNIKYLNDNGVTIWDEWADANGDLGPVYGSQWRSWPAPDGRSIDQIANLIEMIKRNPDSRRLIVSAWNPAEVDKMALPPCHCLFQFYVANGKLSCQLYQRSGDVFLGVPFNIASYALLTMMVAQVTGLKPGDFVHSLGDAHLYSNHLEQARLQLTRPTRPLPTMAINPDVKDIFAFRYEDFKLEGYDPHPHIKAEVAV; from the coding sequence ATGAACCAGTATCACGACCTGCTCGAACGCATCCTCGCCGACGGCGCGGAGAAGCACGACCGCACCGGCACCGGCACGCTGTCGATCTTCGGCCACCAGATGCGCTTCAATTTGTCGGCCGGCTTCCCGATGCTCACCACCAAGCGGCTGCCGCTGAAGGCGATCGTGCATGAGCTGTTGTGGTTCCTCGCCGGCGACACCAACATCAAATATCTCAACGACAACGGCGTCACGATCTGGGACGAATGGGCCGACGCCAATGGCGATCTCGGCCCGGTCTACGGCTCGCAATGGCGCTCGTGGCCGGCGCCCGATGGCCGCAGCATCGACCAGATCGCCAATTTAATCGAGATGATCAAGCGCAATCCGGATTCGCGGCGGCTGATCGTCAGCGCCTGGAATCCGGCCGAGGTCGACAAGATGGCGCTGCCGCCGTGCCATTGCCTGTTCCAGTTCTATGTCGCCAACGGCAAATTGTCCTGCCAGCTCTATCAGCGCTCCGGCGACGTCTTCCTCGGGGTGCCCTTCAACATCGCGTCCTATGCGCTCTTGACCATGATGGTGGCGCAGGTCACCGGGCTGAAGCCCGGCGATTTCGTGCACTCGCTCGGCGATGCGCATCTCTACTCGAACCACCTCGAGCAGGCGCGCCTGCAGCTGACGCGGCCGACACGGCCGCTGCCGACGATGGCGATCAATCCGGACGTGAAGGATATCTTCGCTTTCCGCTACGAGGACTTCAAACTCGAAGGTTACGACCCGCATCCGCACATCAAGGCTGAAGTCGCGGTCTGA
- a CDS encoding Do family serine endopeptidase: MTAARPALSRRLRMMGAAVSIGAASMLSSVPAFARGPESIADTAEKVIDAVVNISTSQTIEANKGSGAMPQLPPGSPFEEFFDDFFKNRRGPPGKGGDKSGEFQPRKTNSLGSGFIVDTAGIVVTNNHVIADADEINVILNDGTKIKAELVGVDKKTDLAVLKFKPPKPLVAVKFGDSDKIRLGDWVVAIGNPFSLGGTVTAGIVSAKNRDISQGPYDSYIQTDAAINRGNSGGPLFNLEGEVIGVNTLIISPTGGSIGLGFAVPSKTVAGVVDQLQKFGELRRGWLGVRIQQVTDEIADSLNIKPARGALVAGVDDKGPAKPAGIEPGDVVVKFDGKDVKDPKDLSRIVADTAVGKEVDVVIIRKGNEETRKVTLGRLEDTDKVQQVNAKSKDDTAEKPVTQKALGLDLAALSKDLRTKYKIKDSVKGVVVTGVDSNSDAAEKRLSAGDVIVEVAQEAVASAADIKKRVDQLKKDGKKSVLLLVSNGDGELRFVALGVQ; encoded by the coding sequence ATGACCGCTGCCAGACCAGCCCTGAGCCGTCGCCTCCGCATGATGGGAGCCGCGGTCTCGATCGGTGCTGCGAGCATGCTGAGCTCTGTGCCGGCGTTCGCGCGTGGTCCCGAAAGCATCGCCGACACTGCCGAGAAGGTGATCGACGCCGTCGTCAATATCTCGACGTCGCAGACCATCGAGGCCAACAAAGGCAGCGGCGCGATGCCGCAGCTGCCGCCGGGCTCGCCGTTCGAGGAATTCTTCGACGACTTCTTCAAGAACCGCCGCGGGCCGCCCGGCAAGGGCGGCGACAAGAGCGGCGAGTTCCAGCCGCGCAAGACCAACTCGCTCGGCTCGGGCTTCATCGTCGACACCGCGGGCATCGTCGTCACCAACAACCACGTCATCGCCGATGCCGACGAGATCAACGTCATCCTCAACGACGGCACCAAGATCAAGGCCGAGCTGGTCGGCGTCGACAAGAAGACCGACCTTGCGGTCCTGAAGTTCAAGCCGCCGAAGCCGCTCGTCGCGGTCAAGTTCGGCGACAGCGACAAGATCCGTCTCGGCGACTGGGTGGTAGCGATCGGCAACCCGTTCAGCCTCGGCGGCACGGTCACCGCGGGCATCGTCTCGGCCAAGAACCGCGACATCAGCCAGGGGCCGTATGACAGCTACATCCAGACCGACGCCGCCATCAATCGCGGCAATTCCGGCGGCCCGCTGTTCAACCTCGAAGGCGAGGTGATCGGCGTCAACACGCTGATCATCTCCCCGACCGGCGGTTCGATCGGCCTCGGTTTCGCCGTGCCGTCGAAGACCGTGGCAGGCGTCGTCGACCAGTTGCAGAAGTTCGGCGAGCTGCGTCGTGGCTGGCTCGGCGTCCGCATCCAGCAGGTCACCGACGAGATCGCCGACAGCCTCAACATCAAGCCGGCGCGTGGAGCGCTGGTCGCCGGCGTCGACGACAAGGGCCCGGCCAAGCCGGCCGGCATCGAGCCCGGCGACGTCGTCGTCAAGTTCGACGGCAAGGACGTCAAGGACCCGAAGGATCTGTCGCGCATCGTCGCCGACACCGCGGTCGGCAAGGAAGTCGACGTCGTCATCATCCGCAAGGGCAATGAGGAGACCCGCAAGGTCACGCTCGGCCGGCTTGAGGACACCGACAAGGTTCAGCAGGTCAACGCCAAGTCGAAGGACGACACCGCCGAGAAGCCGGTGACCCAAAAGGCGCTCGGTCTCGACCTCGCGGCGCTGAGCAAGGATTTGCGCACCAAATACAAGATCAAGGACAGCGTGAAGGGCGTCGTCGTCACCGGTGTCGACAGCAACTCGGATGCGGCCGAGAAGCGGCTGTCGGCCGGCGATGTCATCGTCGAGGTGGCGCAGGAGGCGGTGGCAAGCGCCGCCGACATCAAGAAGCGCGTCGACCAGCTGAAGAAGGACGGCAAGAAGTCCGTGCTGCTGCTGGTCTCCAACGGCGACGGCGAGTTGCGGTTCGTCGCGCTCGGCGTCCAGTAA
- the hflC gene encoding protease modulator HflC, with protein sequence MRSPVTGIVSLIILFIVLAVGYSSVFTVQQTEQTIVLRFGEPVDVVTEPGLHFKAPWNSVINVDKRILDLENPSQEVIASDQKRLVVDAFARYRIKNALRYYTSVGSIQAANLQLTTLLNASLRRVLGEVNFITVVRDERERLMSRIREQLDKEADGYGIEVVDVRIRRADLPEQNSQAVYDRMKTERQREAAEFRAQGDQKAQEIRSKADREATVIVAEANSTAEQTRGAGDAERNRLFAEAYGKDKDFFAFYRSMTAYENSLKSGDTRFLLRPDSEFFRYFGSANGRQPEAAAAPKQ encoded by the coding sequence ATGAGGTCCCCTGTCACCGGCATTGTGTCCCTGATCATTCTCTTCATCGTTCTTGCCGTCGGCTACAGCTCGGTGTTCACCGTGCAGCAGACCGAGCAGACCATCGTCCTGCGGTTCGGCGAGCCGGTCGACGTCGTCACCGAACCCGGGCTGCACTTCAAGGCGCCGTGGAACTCGGTGATCAACGTCGACAAGCGCATCCTCGATCTCGAAAACCCGTCGCAGGAGGTGATCGCCTCCGACCAGAAGCGGCTGGTGGTCGACGCCTTCGCGCGCTATCGCATCAAGAATGCGCTGCGCTACTACACCAGCGTCGGCTCGATCCAGGCCGCCAATCTGCAGCTGACCACGCTGCTCAACGCCTCGTTGCGCCGCGTGCTCGGTGAGGTCAACTTCATCACGGTGGTGCGTGACGAACGCGAGCGGCTGATGTCGCGGATCCGCGAGCAGCTCGACAAGGAGGCTGACGGATACGGCATCGAGGTCGTCGACGTCAGGATCCGCCGCGCCGATTTGCCGGAGCAGAACAGCCAGGCGGTCTACGACCGGATGAAGACCGAGCGTCAGCGCGAGGCGGCCGAGTTCCGTGCCCAGGGTGACCAGAAGGCGCAGGAGATCCGCTCGAAGGCCGATCGCGAAGCAACCGTGATCGTTGCCGAGGCGAACTCCACCGCGGAGCAAACCCGCGGTGCCGGCGATGCCGAGCGCAACCGCCTGTTCGCCGAGGCCTACGGCAAGGACAAGGACTTCTTCGCATTCTATCGCTCGATGACGGCCTACGAGAACAGCCTCAAGTCCGGCGACACGCGTTTCCTGTTGCGGCCGGACTCTGAATTCTTCAGATATTTCGGCAGCGCCAACGGCAGGCAGCCTGAGGCGGCCGCCGCGCCGAAACAGTAA
- a CDS encoding chromate transporter, whose product MSPEPNPIAALLWTFGLMSLFAVGGANSAIPEMHRAAVDVHHWLTDKQFADVFAISQLSPGPNVLIVTLIGYSVAGVAGALAATVAMCGPTALLAYYVSRFLDRSRGARWPAIIQAALVPLSIGLMAASGLIVAQTSDQSWIAVLITIVAAALAFATRINPLWMLLAGGLLGFAGVI is encoded by the coding sequence ATGAGCCCGGAGCCCAACCCGATCGCGGCGCTGCTCTGGACCTTCGGCCTGATGTCGCTGTTTGCGGTCGGCGGGGCCAATTCGGCTATACCCGAAATGCACCGTGCAGCCGTCGACGTCCATCACTGGCTGACCGACAAGCAGTTCGCCGACGTGTTCGCGATCTCGCAGCTCTCGCCGGGGCCGAACGTGCTGATCGTGACGCTGATAGGCTATTCTGTCGCAGGCGTCGCCGGGGCGTTGGCCGCAACGGTGGCGATGTGTGGGCCGACCGCTTTGCTTGCCTATTATGTAAGCCGTTTCCTCGATCGCTCGCGCGGTGCACGCTGGCCGGCGATCATTCAGGCGGCACTGGTTCCGCTGTCGATCGGCCTGATGGCCGCCTCCGGCCTGATCGTGGCGCAGACATCAGACCAAAGTTGGATCGCGGTTCTGATCACCATTGTCGCGGCAGCGCTTGCGTTTGCGACGCGGATCAACCCCTTGTGGATGTTGCTTGCCGGCGGCCTCTTGGGTTTTGCTGGCGTTATCTGA
- the hflK gene encoding FtsH protease activity modulator HflK, whose amino-acid sequence MPWKNQGGGPWGSGPKGPWGTGPQSAGPRPPDLEDLLRRGQDRLQQWLPGGHFSGMGVALVLVAALAIWFATGIFRVQSEELGVVLRFGKYVRDAQPGLRYHLPYPIETVLLPKALRVNTISIGMTLIDDPARRGRTMRDVPEESLMLTGDENIVDVDFTVLWRIKPGGAGAYLFNIQNPEGTVKAVAESAMREVIGRSQIQPILTGARNVTEQNVQELMQKTLDSYSAGIQITQVQMQKVDPPAQVIDAFRDVQAARADLERKQNEAQTYANRIVPEARGRSAQILQAAEGYKEQAVAEARGQSARFLKVYEEYKKAPDVTRERIYLETMEKVLGSSEKLVYDGSQGQNIVPYLPLGELTPRRPAPAPATTGQQGATR is encoded by the coding sequence ATGCCGTGGAAAAATCAAGGCGGGGGGCCGTGGGGCTCGGGTCCGAAAGGGCCGTGGGGCACCGGTCCGCAGTCAGCCGGGCCGAGACCGCCGGATCTTGAGGATCTGCTGCGGCGCGGCCAGGACCGGCTGCAGCAGTGGCTGCCCGGCGGGCATTTCAGCGGCATGGGCGTCGCCCTGGTGCTGGTCGCCGCGCTGGCGATCTGGTTCGCGACCGGCATCTTCCGCGTGCAGTCCGAAGAGCTCGGCGTCGTCCTGCGCTTCGGCAAGTATGTCCGCGATGCGCAGCCGGGCCTGCGCTATCACCTGCCATATCCGATCGAGACAGTGCTGCTGCCGAAGGCGCTGCGCGTCAACACGATCTCGATCGGCATGACCCTGATCGACGATCCCGCTCGCCGCGGCCGCACCATGCGTGACGTGCCGGAGGAGAGCCTGATGCTGACCGGCGACGAAAACATCGTCGACGTCGACTTCACCGTGCTGTGGCGCATCAAGCCGGGCGGGGCCGGCGCCTACCTGTTCAACATCCAGAATCCCGAAGGCACCGTGAAGGCGGTTGCCGAAAGCGCGATGCGTGAGGTGATCGGCCGCTCGCAGATCCAGCCGATCCTGACCGGGGCGCGCAACGTCACCGAACAGAACGTCCAGGAGCTGATGCAGAAGACGCTCGACAGCTACAGCGCGGGCATCCAGATCACCCAGGTGCAGATGCAGAAGGTCGATCCGCCGGCGCAGGTGATCGACGCATTCCGCGACGTCCAGGCGGCGCGCGCCGACCTCGAGCGCAAGCAGAACGAGGCGCAGACCTACGCCAACCGGATCGTCCCGGAAGCGCGTGGTCGTTCCGCCCAGATCCTGCAGGCCGCCGAAGGTTACAAGGAGCAGGCGGTCGCCGAGGCCAGGGGCCAGAGCGCGCGCTTCCTCAAAGTCTATGAAGAGTACAAGAAGGCACCCGACGTGACGCGCGAGCGCATCTATCTGGAGACCATGGAAAAAGTGCTCGGCAGCTCCGAGAAGCTGGTCTATGACGGCAGCCAGGGCCAGAACATCGTGCCCTATCTGCCGCTCGGCGAACTGACGCCGCGGCGTCCGGCGCCAGCACCGGCCACGACCGGCCAGCAGGGAGCCACCCGATGA
- a CDS encoding GNAT family N-acetyltransferase gives MSLTIRRARPDEAGLVFSLVRELADYEKLLHEVHASEADIAEALFGANPRLYCDIAEWNGEPAGFAVWFVNFSTFAGRHGIYLEDLFVRPALRGNGIGKALLVHLAKQCLANGGARLQWAVLDWNAPSIAFYKSLGAEMMDEWTICRVSGPALSALAEGTR, from the coding sequence ATGTCGCTGACCATCCGCCGCGCGCGGCCCGATGAGGCCGGACTGGTGTTCTCGCTGGTCCGCGAGCTCGCCGACTACGAAAAGCTTCTGCATGAGGTCCACGCCAGCGAGGCCGATATCGCCGAAGCGCTGTTCGGCGCGAACCCGCGGCTTTATTGCGACATCGCGGAATGGAACGGCGAGCCGGCCGGCTTCGCGGTCTGGTTCGTCAATTTCTCGACCTTCGCCGGCCGCCACGGCATCTATCTCGAAGACCTGTTCGTGCGCCCGGCGCTGCGCGGCAACGGCATCGGCAAGGCGCTCCTGGTGCATCTGGCGAAGCAATGCCTCGCCAATGGCGGGGCGCGCCTGCAATGGGCGGTGCTCGACTGGAACGCGCCGTCGATCGCGTTCTACAAGTCGCTCGGCGCCGAGATGATGGACGAATGGACGATCTGCCGCGTCTCCGGTCCGGCGCTGTCGGCGCTCGCGGAAGGGACACGCTGA
- a CDS encoding tripartite tricarboxylate transporter permease: MELFANLAHGFGVVFQITWWSPSWLFGLSVPISINILMCLIGALVGTLVGVLPGIGTIATVAMLLPITFGLPPVGALIMLAGIYYGAQYGGSTTSILVNIPGEATSVVTALDGHQMAKQGRAGPALAIAAIGSFFAGCVATVLIAVLGAPLTKLALAFGPAEYFSLMVLGLIFAVVLAKGSVLKAIAMIVLGLLLSMVGSDIETGASRMAFNIPELADGLGFATVAMGVFGFAEIIRNLDHGAEMSRDLVQQKIAGLMPTRKDLIDSTPAILRGTVLGSILGILPGGGAVIASFAAYTLEKKLAKNPSRFGRGAIEGVAAPESANNAAAQTSFIPLLTLGIPPNAVMALMVGAMTIHGIVPGPQVMQKQPDLVWGMIASMWIGNLMLIIINLPLVGIWVRLLRVPYRLMFPSIVIFCAIGIYSVNNAPVDVVLAGAFGLVGYWLIKHDFEPAPLLLGMVLGPLMEENLRRALLISRGDWSVFLSRPLSAVLLAIAAGLLVLAVLPSLRAKRDEVFVESEG; the protein is encoded by the coding sequence ATGGAGCTGTTTGCCAATCTCGCCCACGGTTTCGGTGTGGTGTTTCAGATCACCTGGTGGTCTCCCTCGTGGCTCTTCGGCCTGTCGGTCCCGATTTCGATCAATATTCTTATGTGCCTGATTGGCGCACTGGTCGGCACGCTGGTCGGCGTGCTGCCGGGCATCGGCACCATCGCCACCGTCGCGATGCTGCTGCCGATCACCTTCGGCCTGCCGCCGGTCGGTGCGCTGATCATGCTCGCCGGCATCTATTACGGCGCGCAATATGGCGGTTCGACCACCTCGATCCTGGTCAATATTCCGGGTGAGGCGACCTCCGTGGTCACCGCGCTCGACGGCCACCAGATGGCCAAGCAAGGCCGCGCCGGCCCGGCGCTGGCGATCGCCGCGATCGGCTCGTTCTTCGCCGGCTGCGTCGCGACCGTGCTGATCGCCGTGCTCGGCGCGCCGCTGACCAAGCTCGCGCTGGCATTCGGCCCGGCCGAATATTTCTCGCTGATGGTGCTCGGCCTGATCTTTGCGGTGGTGCTCGCCAAGGGCTCGGTGCTGAAGGCGATCGCGATGATCGTGTTGGGCCTGTTGCTGTCGATGGTCGGCTCCGACATCGAGACCGGCGCCTCGCGCATGGCCTTCAACATCCCCGAGCTCGCCGACGGCCTCGGCTTTGCCACCGTGGCGATGGGCGTGTTCGGCTTCGCGGAGATCATCCGCAACCTCGACCACGGCGCGGAGATGAGCCGCGATCTGGTGCAGCAGAAGATCGCCGGTCTGATGCCGACCAGGAAGGACCTGATCGATTCCACGCCTGCGATCCTGCGCGGCACGGTGCTCGGCTCGATCCTCGGCATCCTGCCGGGCGGCGGCGCCGTGATCGCGTCGTTCGCGGCCTATACGCTCGAGAAGAAGCTGGCGAAAAATCCATCGCGGTTCGGCCGCGGCGCGATCGAGGGCGTGGCGGCGCCGGAAAGCGCCAACAACGCCGCGGCGCAGACCTCGTTCATCCCGCTGCTCACCCTCGGCATCCCGCCGAATGCGGTGATGGCGCTGATGGTCGGCGCGATGACCATTCATGGCATCGTGCCGGGTCCCCAGGTGATGCAGAAGCAGCCCGATCTGGTCTGGGGCATGATCGCCTCGATGTGGATCGGCAATCTGATGCTGATCATCATCAACCTGCCGCTGGTCGGCATCTGGGTCCGTCTGCTGCGCGTGCCGTACCGGCTGATGTTCCCCTCGATCGTGATCTTCTGTGCGATCGGCATCTATTCGGTGAACAACGCGCCGGTCGACGTCGTCCTCGCAGGCGCGTTCGGCCTGGTCGGCTACTGGCTGATCAAGCACGATTTCGAGCCGGCGCCGCTGCTGCTCGGCATGGTGCTCGGCCCGCTGATGGAGGAGAACCTGCGTCGTGCACTCTTGATCTCGCGCGGCGACTGGAGCGTGTTCCTGTCGCGGCCGCTATCGGCGGTGCTGCTGGCGATCGCGGCAGGCCTGCTGGTGCTTGCCGTGCTGCCGAGCTTGCGTGCCAAGCGCGACGAAGTGTTCGTGGAGTCCGAGGGCTGA
- a CDS encoding dihydrofolate reductase, with product MEIVLVVAVAENGVIGSGNAIPWRLKSDQQRLKAITLNKPVVMGRKTFESLRRPLPGRTNIVVTRDANYRARGAIVTTSFENARAIALGDALRRFATEIAIIGGAEIYAQWMGVADRLEITEVHARPDGDTRFDKIDAGQWDEVARVRNPAGPDDSVDFSYVTYRRRSQR from the coding sequence ATGGAGATCGTGCTGGTCGTTGCGGTCGCCGAGAACGGCGTGATCGGGAGCGGCAACGCCATTCCGTGGCGGCTCAAATCCGACCAGCAGCGCCTCAAGGCGATCACGCTGAACAAGCCCGTCGTGATGGGACGCAAGACCTTCGAATCCCTGCGCAGGCCGCTGCCGGGGCGCACCAACATCGTGGTGACGCGCGATGCGAACTACCGCGCGCGCGGCGCCATCGTCACGACGTCGTTCGAAAACGCCCGCGCCATTGCGCTTGGTGACGCGCTGCGGCGTTTCGCCACTGAGATCGCGATCATCGGCGGCGCGGAAATTTACGCGCAGTGGATGGGTGTGGCGGATCGCTTGGAGATCACCGAGGTTCACGCCAGGCCGGACGGCGATACGCGGTTCGACAAAATCGATGCGGGGCAGTGGGACGAGGTCGCGCGCGTGCGAAATCCGGCAGGTCCGGACGACAGCGTCGACTTCTCCTATGTGACATATCGTCGGCGCAGCCAACGTTAA
- the serB gene encoding phosphoserine phosphatase SerB: protein MSLVATLICNPASPALDSTIVDGARAVLPSPGPAQWLFNEVAVDIPFESQDAGRDDIKAIEQRLRQARGDLPIDVVVQPRIGRRKKLFLADMDSTMIGQECIDELADFAGLKAHVADITERAMRGEIEFESALRERVALLKGLPVNVVDEVLEKRITLTPGGRDLVMTMRAHGAYTCLISGGFTLFTSVVAAKVGFQENRANQLQVENGKLTGEVVEPILGRATKLATLIELTESFDLDDIDTLVVGDGANDLGMIQAAGLGVAYHAKPAVAAAAAVRIDHGDLTALLYAQGYRRDEFAAG, encoded by the coding sequence ATGTCCCTCGTTGCCACGCTGATCTGCAATCCCGCAAGCCCCGCGCTCGACTCCACGATCGTCGATGGTGCGCGGGCCGTGCTGCCCTCACCCGGCCCGGCGCAGTGGCTGTTCAACGAAGTCGCCGTCGACATTCCCTTTGAGAGCCAGGACGCCGGCAGGGACGACATCAAGGCAATCGAGCAGCGCCTGCGCCAGGCCCGCGGCGACCTGCCGATCGACGTTGTCGTGCAGCCTCGGATCGGCCGGCGCAAGAAGCTTTTTCTGGCCGACATGGATTCCACCATGATCGGCCAGGAATGCATCGACGAGCTCGCCGACTTCGCCGGGCTGAAAGCCCATGTCGCTGATATCACCGAGCGGGCGATGCGCGGCGAGATCGAGTTCGAGTCGGCGCTGCGCGAGCGGGTGGCGCTGCTCAAGGGCCTGCCGGTCAACGTGGTCGACGAGGTGCTGGAGAAGCGCATCACGCTGACCCCGGGCGGACGCGACCTCGTCATGACCATGCGCGCGCACGGCGCCTATACCTGCCTGATCTCGGGCGGCTTCACCCTGTTCACCAGCGTGGTCGCGGCCAAGGTCGGTTTCCAGGAGAACCGCGCCAACCAGCTGCAGGTCGAGAACGGCAAACTGACCGGGGAAGTGGTCGAGCCGATCCTTGGGCGCGCAACCAAGCTCGCCACCCTGATCGAGCTCACCGAATCCTTCGACCTCGACGATATTGACACGCTGGTGGTGGGCGACGGCGCCAACGATCTCGGCATGATCCAGGCCGCCGGTCTCGGCGTCGCCTATCACGCCAAGCCGGCGGTCGCCGCCGCAGCCGCGGTGCGGATCGACCACGGCGATCTCACCGCGCTGTTGTACGCGCAGGGCTATCGGCGGGACGAGTTCGCGGCGGGGTGA
- a CDS encoding tripartite tricarboxylate transporter TctB family protein, whose product MSDTPSEAPVKSILPKWVRGPQDFVGGLAMMAVALFALWASSDLQGMHGFSFGAGTAPRMFAVLLLLLGGAVALMGLLQDGPHIAAYSWRGPLFVSAAIVFFAVAIRPLGLVVSAFAAFLIAALGSHETRWIEAIIVGGCLTLGCALLFPYVLGLPMPMFPRFLIQ is encoded by the coding sequence ATGAGCGATACGCCGAGCGAGGCGCCGGTCAAATCGATCTTGCCGAAATGGGTACGCGGTCCGCAGGACTTTGTCGGCGGTCTCGCCATGATGGCGGTGGCGCTGTTTGCCTTGTGGGCCTCGAGCGATTTGCAAGGCATGCATGGATTTTCGTTCGGCGCCGGAACCGCGCCGCGCATGTTTGCCGTGCTGCTGTTGCTGCTCGGCGGCGCCGTCGCGCTGATGGGACTCCTGCAGGACGGCCCGCATATCGCGGCCTATTCCTGGCGCGGCCCGCTGTTCGTATCCGCGGCCATCGTGTTCTTCGCCGTGGCGATCCGTCCGCTCGGGCTCGTCGTCTCGGCCTTTGCCGCCTTCCTCATCGCAGCGCTTGGCTCGCATGAGACAAGATGGATCGAAGCGATCATCGTCGGCGGCTGTCTGACGCTCGGCTGCGCGCTGCTGTTTCCTTATGTGCTGGGACTTCCAATGCCGATGTTCCCGCGTTTCCTGATTCAGTGA
- a CDS encoding tripartite tricarboxylate transporter substrate binding protein BugD, translated as MISIRSLAGACLSAFAALSAAAVPASAQSYPTRTITMIVPFAAGGPTDVISRIVTANMAPTLGQSIVIENVVGAGGTTATTRAARAANDGYTLVTGHMGTHAASVPLYPKLAYHPEKDFEPIALLAGTPILILARKDFPPKDLKEFVAYVKANAEKINAAHAGIGSVSHVSCELLNSILGVKPVGVPFNGTGPAMNALVAGQVDYMCDQIVNAVPQINAGTIKAYAIATPERNPSLPNVPTTAEAGLPDFQAQAWNAIFAPKGTSPAIIATLNAAVIKALDDETVRKRLLELGSVIPAPANRTPEALATLVKSEIAKWTPVLKPAS; from the coding sequence ATGATCTCCATTCGCTCGCTTGCGGGCGCATGCCTTTCGGCATTTGCCGCACTGAGCGCCGCAGCCGTGCCGGCGTCCGCGCAGAGCTACCCGACCCGCACCATCACCATGATCGTGCCGTTCGCAGCCGGCGGTCCGACCGACGTCATCTCGCGCATCGTCACCGCGAATATGGCGCCGACCTTGGGACAGAGCATCGTGATCGAGAACGTGGTCGGCGCCGGCGGCACCACCGCGACGACGCGCGCCGCGCGTGCCGCCAATGACGGCTATACGCTGGTTACCGGGCATATGGGCACGCACGCCGCCTCGGTGCCGCTCTACCCGAAGCTGGCCTATCACCCGGAAAAGGATTTCGAGCCCATCGCGCTGCTCGCCGGCACGCCGATCCTGATCCTCGCCCGCAAGGATTTTCCGCCGAAGGATCTCAAGGAATTCGTCGCCTATGTGAAGGCCAATGCCGAGAAGATCAACGCCGCGCATGCCGGCATTGGCTCGGTCTCCCACGTGTCCTGCGAGCTCTTGAACTCGATCCTCGGCGTCAAACCGGTCGGCGTGCCCTTCAACGGCACAGGACCTGCGATGAACGCGCTGGTCGCCGGTCAGGTCGATTACATGTGCGACCAGATCGTCAACGCGGTGCCGCAGATCAATGCCGGCACCATCAAGGCCTACGCGATCGCGACCCCCGAGCGCAATCCGTCGCTGCCTAACGTCCCGACCACGGCGGAGGCCGGCCTGCCGGATTTCCAGGCCCAGGCCTGGAACGCGATCTTCGCGCCGAAGGGAACCTCGCCCGCCATCATCGCCACCCTGAATGCGGCGGTCATCAAGGCGCTCGACGACGAGACCGTCCGCAAGCGCCTGCTTGAGCTCGGCAGCGTGATCCCGGCGCCCGCCAACCGCACCCCGGAGGCGCTGGCGACCCTCGTCAAGAGCGAGATCGCGAAATGGACGCCGGTGCTCAAGCCGGCCTCTTAA